In a genomic window of Thermoproteus tenax Kra 1:
- a CDS encoding imidazoleglycerol-phosphate dehydratase, with product MRDGPIVVETPIGFLTHMLETLLYYAGLGGRVKAVVLRDLDEGHHVIEDVALAIGSALSEFVGDRRSIARYGWSIVPMDDSRAVAAVDLGGRPFWVVRAELPNVVIGGYPTYMFKHFVRSLASEARATIHVEIYGEDPHHMIEVAHKALGLALRQALSPADRPMTTK from the coding sequence ATGAGGGACGGGCCTATAGTCGTCGAGACCCCCATAGGCTTTCTTACGCATATGCTTGAGACGTTGTTGTACTACGCTGGACTGGGCGGCAGAGTTAAGGCGGTAGTCCTCAGAGACCTCGACGAGGGGCACCACGTCATAGAGGACGTCGCGCTAGCTATAGGCTCGGCCTTGTCGGAGTTTGTCGGAGACAGAAGGAGCATTGCTAGATATGGGTGGTCTATCGTCCCCATGGACGATTCAAGGGCCGTAGCAGCCGTCGATTTGGGCGGCAGACCCTTCTGGGTGGTCAGAGCGGAGCTACCCAACGTCGTAATCGGAGGTTATCCGACGTATATGTTCAAGCACTTCGTGAGATCGCTCGCCTCAGAGGCGAGGGCGACTATACACGTGGAGATTTACGGCGAAGATCCCCACCACATGATAGAGGTGGCCCATAAGGCTCTGGGGTTGGCCTTGAGACAGGCCCTCTCACCTGCCGATAGGCCTATGACGACTAAGTGA